A section of the Pseudomonas prosekii genome encodes:
- a CDS encoding NAD-dependent epimerase/dehydratase family protein, with protein sequence MADGPVFITGGAGFIGSHLTDALLAKGHSVRILDDLSTGKRSNLPMDNPKVELIVGDVADAALVARSMLGCSAVAHLAAVASVQASVDDPVKTHQSNFIGTLNVCEAMRQAGVKRVLFASSAAVYGNNGEGESIDEETAKAPLTPYASDKLAGEYYLDFYRRQHGLEPVVFRFFNIFGPRQDPSSPYSGVISIFSERAQKGLPITVFGDGEQTRDFVYVEDLVDLLVQAIEKPQVEVGAVNVGWNQATTLKQMLEALAQVVGELPPITYGPARSGDIRHSRANNRRLLERFTYPEQTPMNVGLARLLGR encoded by the coding sequence ATGGCTGACGGCCCTGTTTTCATCACCGGCGGCGCCGGTTTCATCGGCTCGCACCTGACCGACGCCTTGCTCGCCAAGGGCCATTCGGTGCGCATCCTCGATGACCTGTCGACCGGCAAACGCAGCAACCTGCCGATGGACAATCCCAAGGTCGAGCTGATTGTCGGCGACGTCGCCGACGCCGCACTGGTTGCGCGCTCGATGCTCGGCTGCAGCGCCGTCGCCCACTTGGCCGCCGTGGCTTCGGTGCAGGCCTCGGTGGACGACCCGGTGAAAACCCATCAGAGCAATTTCATCGGCACCTTGAATGTCTGCGAGGCAATGCGCCAGGCCGGGGTCAAACGCGTGTTGTTCGCTTCCAGCGCGGCGGTGTATGGCAACAATGGCGAAGGCGAATCGATCGACGAAGAAACCGCCAAGGCACCGCTGACGCCCTACGCGTCGGACAAACTGGCTGGCGAGTATTACCTGGATTTCTACCGTCGCCAGCATGGACTGGAGCCGGTGGTGTTCCGCTTCTTCAACATCTTCGGCCCGCGCCAGGATCCGTCCTCGCCGTACTCCGGCGTGATCAGCATTTTCAGCGAACGCGCGCAGAAAGGCCTGCCAATCACCGTGTTTGGTGACGGCGAGCAGACGCGCGATTTTGTTTACGTTGAAGATCTGGTCGATCTGCTGGTGCAGGCGATCGAGAAACCGCAGGTTGAAGTGGGCGCGGTGAATGTCGGCTGGAACCAGGCGACTACGCTCAAGCAAATGCTCGAAGCACTGGCGCAGGTGGTCGGTGAATTGCCACCGATTACCTACGGCCCGGCGCGCTCCGGCGACATCCGCCATTCGCGCGCCAACAACCGGCGCCTGCTCGAGCGGTTTACCTACCCTGAGCAAACGCCCATGAACGTTGGGTTGGCGCGGTTGCTGGGTCGCTGA